The following are from one region of the Populus trichocarpa isolate Nisqually-1 chromosome 8, P.trichocarpa_v4.1, whole genome shotgun sequence genome:
- the LOC7497786 gene encoding F-box protein CPR1 produces the protein MGRKMAEEVTKDPIPNDVVMEGKMAEEEVTKDPIPNDVVMEGKMAEEEVTKDPIPEDVVMSILLKLPIKSILRFRCVSKSCNSLITSPYFIKKHFAKAKQLILRVGKPVASVSLHLDNDSLDRCLQLDFCQPNAFKVNGSCNGVVCLSGIHPKLDASGCVILWNPSIRKTLHLPPPRSYARIATTLLGIGYDPRTDDYKVARIVRLGSSAERPFVFQSYSLNSGSWNENVDFFSRSLENEEALRDITLYRHDNQAIVNGAIHWLLYRKGKINIERYINSPLPLPGHNKVFALSFNLSNESFGEIMLPECFDDRRKAVTDRSFSVFKDSLSVNVINCGLYSGRCLCEIWVMNQYDVRESWAIKYQIEMLHIARPVVHRSNGEILIAGYSWSRLVSFDPQTPRIRDTGLELSIDGYADYFVESLALLDKSN, from the coding sequence atGGGCAGAAAGATGGCAGAAGAAGTGACAAAGGATCCTATTCCAAATGATGTAGTCATGGAAGGAAAGATGGCAGAAGAAGAAGTGACAAAGGATCCTATTCCAAATGATGTAGTCATGGAAGGAAAGATGGCAGAAGAAGAAGTGACAAAGGATCCTATTCCAGAGGATGTAGTTATGAGTATACTCTTAAAATTACCCATCAAATCTATTTTGAGATTCAGGTGTGTATCAAAATCATGCAACTCCCTCATTACTTCCCCTTACTTCATCAAGAAACATTTTGCCAAAGCCAAGCAATTGATTCTTCGAGTCGGAAAGCCTGTAGCATCTGTCTCTTTGCATCTTGATAACGATTCTTTAGATAGGTGCTTACAATTGGACTTTTGTCAACCTAATGCATTTAAGGTAAATGGTTCTTGTAATGGAGTTGTATGTCTTTCGGGTATACATCCCAAACTTGATGCCAGCGGATGTGTTATTTTGTGGAATCCATCTATTAGAAAAACTTTGCATCTTCCACCTCCGAGGTCCTATGCCAGAATTGCCACTACTTTATTAGGCATTGGCTATGATCCACGAACCGATGACTATAAGGTTGCTAGGATTGTGAGGCTTGGTAGTTCAGCCGAACGTCCATTTGTTTTTCAGTCTTACTCTCTCAATTCAGGATCTTGGAATGAAAACGTTGATTTCTTCAGTAGAAGTCTTGAAAACGAAGAGGCATTGCGTGATATCACCCTTTATCGCCATGACAATCAGGCTATTGTAAACGGGGCTATTCACTGGCTTCTATATCGTAAGGGAAAAATCAATATTGAACGATACATTAACAGTCCGTTACCTTTACCGGGCCATAACAAAGTGTTTGCACTATCTTTCAATTTAAGCAATGAATCATTCGGAGAGATAATGCTGCCTGAATGTTTTGATGATCGGAGAAAAGCGGTGACAGATAGGTCATTTTCAGTGTTCAAGGACTCTCTTTCCGTGAATGTCATTAATTGTGGTCTGTATAGCGGAAGATGTCTTTGTGAGATATGGGTGATGAACCAATATGATGTGAGGGAATCATGGGCCATAAAATACCAGATTGAAATGCTCCATATAGCTAGGCCAGTGGTTCATAGGAGTAATGGAGAGATATTAATAGCAGGATATTCATGGAGTCGATTAGTTTCTTTTGATCCCCAGACACCGAGAATTCGTGATACGGGGCTGGAGCTGTCAATCGATGGCTACGCGGATTACTTTGTAGAGAGTCTTGCTTTACTTGATAAATCAAACTAA